Genomic DNA from Microbacterium sp. NC79:
CAAAACTTTGTTGTGGACGCGAATACGGTGCGCCGTATCGTTCAGGTTGCGAAGGTGACAAGCGGCGAACGCGTCGTCGAAGTCGGGCCCGGGCTTGGCTCGCTGACGCTCGCGATTTTGGAGACCGGCGCGACCGTCACCGCCGTCGAGATTGACCCGCGCTTGGCCGCGCGGTTGCCACAGACCGCTGCCGAGCACCAGGTTCCCGACGGTGCATTGCAGATTATCCAGAACGACGCGCTGAAAGTCACCGAGCTGCCTGGCGAGCCCACCGTGCTCGTCGCCAACCTGCCGTACAACGTCTCGGTTCCGGTGCTGCTGCACTTCATGGAGACCTTCCCGACGCTTGACCGTGGTGTCGTGATGGTGCAGGCGGAGGTTGGCGAGCGACTCGCTGCCCCTCCCGGATCCAAGACCTATGGTTCCCCGTCTGTGAAGGCCGCCTGGTATGGCGACTGGAAGCTGGCAGGCAACGTCT
This window encodes:
- the rsmA gene encoding 16S rRNA (adenine(1518)-N(6)/adenine(1519)-N(6))-dimethyltransferase RsmA, which produces MTVTLLGASEIRRLAAELDVTPTKKWGQNFVVDANTVRRIVQVAKVTSGERVVEVGPGLGSLTLAILETGATVTAVEIDPRLAARLPQTAAEHQVPDGALQIIQNDALKVTELPGEPTVLVANLPYNVSVPVLLHFMETFPTLDRGVVMVQAEVGERLAAPPGSKTYGSPSVKAAWYGDWKLAGNVSRQVFWPVPNVDSVLVGFQRSGDKLGTEQERKATFAIVDAAFQQRRKMLRQALSSLLGGSAASSSEVLERAGVDPTVRGEQLTVHDYLRIARTIAAPLS